One Acipenser ruthenus unplaced genomic scaffold, fAciRut3.2 maternal haplotype, whole genome shotgun sequence DNA segment encodes these proteins:
- the LOC117410090 gene encoding matrix metalloproteinase-17-like, protein MAVFRTLFPTFLGLLSCLSRRGLSESTPVPTPPDESTEMVDWLMRYGYLPPPDPSTGQLQTWEAVTQAIRSMQRFAGIEVTGVMDGETLALMNTPRCSLPDITGEGGLSAPGRGKRRRRRRRDAGQGWPKRNISWRVRSFPSPSSLSRETVRSLLFYSLRVWAESTALEFHEVGVTGEAELQVDFLRGSHGDGFAFDGPGGAVAHAFFPSDPRRAGTVHFDRDENWTFRAPESHGTDLFAVAVHEFGHALGLSHSSSRRSIMRPYYQGPVGDPLQYRLSSEDQRHIIQIYGEREPYTETQGPESTGPPALPEQPKAAPAARIPSDAPDRCSTSFDAVAVIRGETFFFKGRYFWRLTHSGHLSSFQPAQIHRFWSGLPAGLDSIDAAYERASDHRIVFFKGSQYWLFRGLTLEEGSPRPVSDFGLPPGSVIEGALSSPLDRKTYLLQGALVWRFDEESGAMDPGYPVGRQSWRAAPEEGGVDDVMSDQEGSVYVFKGLQYWKFLSQDSAPQPGYPHSTAADWLDCPDSSPSASDSVSAAPPRVRQEHREVPGIDRCSCLKQTAGGSVTLSPHWTVISVLIAAWAKLIL, encoded by the exons GATTGGCTGATGCGGTATGGCTATCTCCCGCCCCCTGACCCCTCCACTGGTCAGTTGCAGACGTGGGAGGCGGTCACTCAGGCCATCAGGAGCATGCAGAGGTTCGCTGGGATCGAGGTGACCGGAGTTATGG ACGGAGAGACCCTGGCGTTGATGAACACACCTCGATGTTCCTTACCCGATATCACCGGGGAGGGGGGTCTGAGCGCTCCGGGG agaggaaagaggaggagaaggaggagacgTGATGCGGGACAGGGCTGGCCAAAGAGAAACATCTCCTGGAG ggtgcgttcgttcccctccccctcctctctctccagggAGACTGTGCGTTCCCTTCTCTTCTACTCTCTCCGCGTGTGGGCGGAGTCCACAGCGTTGGAGTTCCACGAGGTGGGCGTGACCGGGGAGGCGGAGCTGCAGGTGGACTTCCTGCGCGGTTCCCACGGCGACGGCTTCGCGTTCGACGGGCCGGGCGGGGCAGTGGCTCACGCCTTCTTCCCCTCCGACCCTCGGAGAGCTGGAACCGTTCACTTCGACCGGGACGAGAACTGGACCTTCAGAGCCCCCG AATCCCACGGGACGGACCTGTTTGCGGTGGCGGTCCACGAGTTTGGCCACGCCCTCGGGCTCTCTCATTCGTCGTCGCGCCGGTCAATCATGCGGCCGTACTATCAAGGTCCGGTCGGAGACCCTCTGCAGTACAGACTGAGCTCTGAAGACCAGAGGCACATAATACAGATCTATG GTGAAAGAGAACcctacacagaaacacagggacCCGAATCCACCGGCCCACCTGCGTTACCTGAGCAGCCCAAAGCAGCGCCGGCCGCCAG GATTCCCAGCGACGCGCCAGACCGCTGCTCGACCAGCTTCGATGCTGTTGCCGTGATCCGGGGAGAAACGTTCTTCTTCAAAG gACGATATTTTTGGAGGTTGACCCATTCGGGACATCTCTCCTCCTTCCAGCCGGCCCAGATCCACCGATTCTGGAGCGGACTGCCGGCCGGACTGGACTCTATCGACGCAGCCTACGAGCGAGCCAGCGACCACAGGATCGTCTTCTTCAAGG GTTCACAGTACTGGCTCTTCAGGGGCCTGACTCTAGAAGAGGGGTCCCCTCGTCCCGTCTCTGATTTCGGACTGCCCCCCGGGTCGGTGATCGAGGGGGCTCTGTCCTCTCCGCTCGACAGGAAGACCTACCTCCTGCAGGGGGCGCTAGTGTGGAGGTTCGATGAGGAGAGCGGGGCGATGGACCCGGGGTACCCCGTCGGGAGGCAGAGCTGGAGGGCAGCGCCAGAGGAAGGGGGCGTCGATGACGTCATGAGCGACCAAGAGG gttcaGTCTATGTCTTCAAAGGTCTCCAGTACTGGAAATTCCTGTCTCAAGACTCCGCCCCCCAGCCTGGCTACCCCCATTCCACTGCAGCCGATTGGCTAGACTGCCCTGACTCCTCGCCCTCCGCCTCAGACAGCGTCTCAGCAGCTCCCCCTAGAGTGAGACAGGAGCACCGAGAAGTTCCTGGCATTGACAGATGCTCTTGCCTTAAACAGACAGCAGGGGGCAGTGTGACTCTCTCCCCACACTGGACAGTAATCTCTGTACTAATTGCAGCCTGGGCTAAACTAATTCTCTGA